The genomic stretch TCTGGAATCGCTTTTTTTGTGAATTTTCGACAGGCTAGGCGAAATCTGATGACCGACGTGGATTGGGAACAACGGTTTGCATATGGCTTGTGGCGGTTTCGAAGCACTTTCCTGTCCACCGAGACCAAAGCTGGCTACAGAGCGAAAACCTTGCTAGCAGCCGTTCACCCGCCATAAGCTATATGCGTTGTTGTGGTGCGTTTTTTTATTCTTCTATAATTAATGAATCAACAATTTTCCAATGTCCGTTAATTCTATTTAATCTCATGTTTATTGTAATTCCTTCAACTGGATAGTCCATTTGCAGTCTCAAATTGTCTCCACCATAAGTCCAATCACCAATGTTCAAATAAGCATTAATTTTCTTCTCTTTAATGGTCAGTTCGTCCATGACTTGAACTTGTTGTCCAAATTTCTGTAGTCCATTTAGATTTTTTGAATTTACTGTTCCAAACTCTTTAATTATTAGTGGAACTCGAGTTGAGTCTATGTCAATATGAAAGTATTGCTGAAGTTCAGATAATTCTATTGCAAGCTCAATGATTTCTTTTATTTCTGCCTCAGATACCTTTTCACGTACTTGTCCAAAAGCAGTATTTACAAGTAATAAAGTAATGACTAATATGTAACTCTTAATTCTCAAAACCTAACTCCTTTTTTGTATCGAATTGCATCAATAATTTCATATTTCATTGTCTTCGTTTGTCCAACCCAAATTGTTTTTTTGTGGGTTGTATAGTCCCATGTAAAGACGTTAACGATAGAGTCAGTCAGGATTTCTGTTTTATTCAAAATTCCGCCATCAAATTCGTTCAGGTTGTCATTGACGTTCACTTTGTATTGTCCGTCTGGGTCTGTCTGAAAATACATTTTATGGGCAAAGTCGTAATTCTTTCCTATCAATTCATCAATCGTCTCAACAGGTTTATTCCAAATGTCGAAGTACCACGCAGTAGTCAGTCCAATAATGAGTGTTGATAATATAGCTAAGAGTTTCTTCATTTTTTTAATGCATCACAACGGTGTGTATATGGTGCGCTGGGGATTTTATCCTTCCGTAGCTGCGGTTTATTTCCAAGCCCAAGTTTTGAATCTGTTTTATTTGCTCTGCTAAACCGATTCAAAACTTGGGCGATGGTTGATTTGGATTTGAGGTTTCATCACCCACCAAAACCCCTGTGCGCTATATATAGTGTTATCTCTTTTCATCGTTCCTAATTTCATCGAATCGATGAGCTTCGTTCTATTAGTCTCATAAACTTTCTGTTCACGTAACTTATTATAAAATATAAACTCTTATTTATTGATGTCAGGTGCGTCCAATTTTCACGTTTAGCGATCACCGTTGTTGAAAAAAATGTTTGAAAGTCTGCGGCTAGAAACCATTTATGGTCACACTAAATTGAATTGAAAAAATGCTGAATCACGTTTAGCTGATATTCGTTATTTTACTTTGAAAATCGGAAGCCAAAAACCATTTATGGTCAATCTAAATTTTTTGAAATTCCCAACCCTTCCGACACCCCAATTTTCAAATCAACGCTGAGTTAATTTTGATAAACTCTTGTTATACAACTTTTTATTAACACTTTACCTTAAAGTAATCACACATATCTTCATTCTGATAACCAAGATAGACCGCTATTTTTAGCAGAGATAACGGTTAGTGTATGCGTAGTGGCGGATTTCGGAGCTCCTCGCTATCAAGACGAGATGATATTGATGCGAACCACAAACCTTGATATTTAGTACTTTCCCCGCCATTACGTATGACACATTGTTAGCATTAGTTTTTCATGTTATTTTCATAGAAACTTGTAAATTTTTCAACCAAATCATCTAAGTTTTCTTTGTCAAATTCTCCAAATCCTAATGTCATAACGTGTCCTTTTACAAATTTAGAAAAAACAGAATTGAAGTTTTCAATATACGTTTGTGCATGTCCCTGTAATTCAATTTCTGCATTAATCATTTTAATCCAATGAGGTTCATTATTATCCTTATACACTAAATATGGGAATACAAAAGGAACATATTTTGAATATTGCTCATTCTTTTCGGGATTAAGGTCATCATTCGGCCAAATCCTAAAATTGTCTTTCAAGTTTAATGTTTTTGCTTTAACAACTGTTGCATTTTTATTATCGCCAATTTCTTGAATGAATTTTCCATTGTCTTGAACGAAAACTTTAAACCAAGCTAAATCCCAAGCAGTCGCACCTTTATGATTTACTAAATTATAAGGATGAAAGATAGTGTCTACAGCAATAAAACCTCTTTGTCCAACTGTATTTTTTATTATTTCAACTACTGCATTCAAATCACTAATTGTCTGATATGGATTTCCTCCAATAAACCCATAAATATAATTATGCTCCCAATTTGATGGAATTTCAAATGGATTCTTATCTTCTGTCTGAGCTTTTGGTTTTTTCTTAAATATATTAAACATGATTAAGAAATTTTATGTCGTTGTTTTTAAATTAATGCTAACGGTCTGCGTATGAAATGTGGGGCTTTGGAACTCGTCTGTGTCAACCGAGCACTACTGCTTTTTGAGAGCACCAAATCCTCTGAACCATTGTCAGCCCCATATTTTATACGCTTTGTTGTGGGCAGTTTTTTACTTTTTTATTGCTTTCAAAAAATCGTCTGGTCGTTTGGTCATAAATACTACTTGTTTGTCTTTTCCATCTTCTGTTTTAAAGTCCACCGTGATCTTTCTTCCTTGCCTGTCAGTCCTTATTATGTTGTCAAGTGAGACTTTATGTAATAAGTCGTAATGCTTTCCAATGCCGGCAAAAAGTAACATGCTTTTAAGCCATAATTCTTTGTCCGTCACAACTATGTCCAAGGCGTTTCTTGCACCTCCCATTTTGGTCGTCCAAGATTTGTTCGAGTGTCCCGATGCTGATTTGTCCCGATAAACTACACGAACAGAGTGGATGTCTGGGAATATTGAAAGTGCTTTTTTCCCTCTTTTATAGAAAGTTGTCAGGATGAATGCTGCTACAATCACCCAAACGATTAAAAATATTGTCTCTCCGTTCATATTTTTTTAATTGCCCACAACGGTTTGCATATGGCTTGTGGCGGTTTAGAAGCACTTTCCTGTCCACAGAAACCAAAGTTGGCAACGGAGTGAAAACCTTGCTGGTAGACGCTCACCCGCCATAAGCTATATGCGTTGTTGTACAGCGTTTTTTATTTTTTTAGATATTTCATTCAATTTTTCGTCAGTCTCATCAATTTCCATTGCTTCCTTTAAGTATTTCCTAATAGCGATTTTGACCGATTCCGTGTTACCATTTTGAAGAAGAGCTGAATAGGCAGCAAAATTTATTGAATCATATTCATCGTCAATACTGTCCGCTACTCCGAGTGGATCCCATTCGTTCAGTATTTCTCTTATTCTGTCAAAATGTTGTCTCCATTTTTTGTGTAGATTTTCCGAATCAGAGTTCTCAATAAATCTTTTAGTTTCAGTCAAGTCTCGAACAATTCTGTCGGCAAGATTCCATAATGTCGCTAAGTATCTGCGTGATTGTCCGTTAAGTTCCTTGGTTACTGTTTTTAATTCGACTGTCAACCTTTTTAAAAGGTCAAAATCAGTTCTTGTCAACTTGTAATTGTATCCAATAAATTTTTCAAGTAGTCCTGCTGTGTCAGCGTCCAACATTACCAAGTCAATTCCGTGAATTTCTTCTCCTGCAATTCCTTCTGGAAAAGGTTCATTTCTGAACTCTTGATATTTCTCTTTAATGTCGTTCATTTAAATGCTGTACAACGGTCTCGGCTATGAGTAGTTGCGTGGTTTGGTACTTAACTTTGCAAGTACACACCAAACTGAAAATCCGCGAGGATTTTCAGAAGAAGGCGAGAACAAGCAATTACTTATAGCCATTGTTGTAAAACGTTTTTATTCATTCTCAAATACTCCACGAGCTGTTAAATATCCGTTTTTCTGTTCGGTAAATAGTTTTTCAACACTTTCTCCTTTCAGACCTTTCCATTTTCCATTTTTGTCCTTTTTTATTGGGTCAAATATGTATTTCTGGTGATAGTATTTTTTATCTTCCTCACTATAGGATAAATATAGTATAGCGTTTTCGTAATTTTCAAATGCAGGTCTACCATAATGGTCATAAGCTTCGAACTCGACCGTGTCAGTTTCTAATTTGTTATATACATTTCTGAGAACTTTATATTTACATTTAAATCCGTTGTCCATTACCCAATTTTTAAAAATCAGAGTGTCTCCTGTAATAGAGTCAATTTCTATTCGTTCATTATTTTCATTTGGGTCAAATTCAATTACAGATAATTTTTCTCCGATAAATGCATAAAGATTTACAGAATCATTCGTCATTTTGAATTCAGATTCTGACCCAATTTTAGTCGACTTACAACTAATCAATATCATTAAAATCCCTAAAGTTTGAAGGATGCGATTCATTTCGTTCAAATGTTTTACAACGGTGTGTATATGGTGCGCTGGGGATTTTATACTTCCGAAGCTGGCGGTTTATTTCCAAGCCCAAGTTTTGAATCTGTTATATTTGCTCTGCTAAACCGATTCAAAACTTGGGCGATGGTTGATTTGGATTTGAGGTTTCACCACCCACCGAAACCCCTGTGCGCTATATATAGTGTTGTTCCTTGTCTTTTCGTCTTGCTTAAAGACTATGATTTTGTTATATCGATTTTCGTTATTGCATCCTTCAACAACATTACAACTCGCTATTCATTTCACTAAATCAATTACCAAACGGCTGTGTTTTCAATCTATTTTGATTTTGTCCGTTAACTAATGCCAAAGATTAACTCCCCTTCTATATTCTTGACCAAAATCCCTGTTGTAGTCGAAGCAATTTTAGTTATTGAGACGTCTGAAGCATATGAGTTTGCTCCTCTCCTATCAATCAAGTTTTCCATTACTGTTTCTCCTAAGCATTCTTACCGTTGGATCGCTATTTATAATTCGCGATGATTGAAATTTTGGTATCCTCGTATCGTTTTGATTTTTCAAATTTAATGACCGATGTGGATTGGGAACAACGGTTTGGCTATGAGCAGGCGGGCTTTTAAAGCTACTTACCTGTCAGCCGAGACCAAAGTTTGTTAATAGTATTGTCCTTTCGTTTAGCACTTTCCGCCCGCTTGCTGATAGCCGTTGTTGGCGGTAGTTTTTTTATTTTTTCAAGCCCATCTATTTCTTTCAAATAGTCGTCATTTTCCACGTACTTTTTATAGCAGTCTGTACAGGTTGAATGTCTTTGAGTTGAGTAGAATTCATTTTCTTCTTCATTGCAGGAGATTACTGAAAAGCAGATTTCACAATGCTCGTGACCTTCGCAATTTGCATAGTCCTGATAAGTCGTGAATTCATAGTCAGCTTTGTCACTCCGTGCTTCATGCACATTCTCTAGTACGTAATTGATTTCAGCTTCTGCTTGGTATCTAATTTTAACCCAAGTGTCAAAGTCAGAAGTGGAATATTTGAGTCTAAATCCGACAGATTCAGCGAGTAAGTTGGCTTTGTCTGTCGACTCATTCAGTTGTTTAGGAAATAGCGTTATCCCAATATAGTTTTGAAGATGTAAGGTCAATACGTTGTCTTTGATTTTGAAGTCAAAATACTTTGTGTCCAAGTCTTCAACTCTGTCAATAAGCTCTCCTTTAAATTCCGTTCTCAATCTGTCCGAAAGTGATTTGAATAATCCACTATCAGGTTCATTACTTATCAATATTTCGGAGTATTTTTTCGTCATTTTAAATTACCGCCAACGGTGTGTATATGGTGCGCTGGGGATTTTATCCTTCCGAACCTCGCGGCATGATCCAAGCCCAAGTTTTGAATCTGTTTTATTTGCTCTGCTAAACCGATTCAAAACTTGGGCGATGGTTGATTTGGATTTGAGGTTTCATCACCCACCAAAACCCCTGTGCGCTATATATAGTGTTGTTCCTTGTCTTTTCGTCTTGCTTTAAGACTATGATTTTGTTATATCGATTTTCGTTGTTGCATCTTTCAACAACATTACAACCCGCTAATCTTTTCACCCAATCAATTATCACACGGCTGTGTTTTCAATCTATTTTAATTTTGCTCGATAACAAATGCTAAGGATTACCCCCCTTCTATATTCTTGAGCAAAATCCCTGTTATAGTCGAGTCAATTTTAATTTTTGATACGTCTGAAGCATTTGAGTCTGCTCCTCTCCTACCAATCCAGTTTTCTACTACTGTTGAATCACTGCTTCGTTTTGATGAGGATTGAAATTTTTGTATCCTCGTTTCGTTCTGATTGTTGAAATCTGATGACCGACGTGGATTGGGAACAACGGTGTGTATATGGTGCGCTGGGGATTTTATCCTTCCGAAGTTGGCGGACAAATCCTAGCCCAAGTTTTGAATCTGTTTTATTTGCTCTGCTAAACCGATTCAAAACTTGGGCGATAGCTGATCTGAATATGAGGTTTCATCACCCACAGAAACCCCTGTGCGCTATATATAGTGTTGTTCCTTGTCTTTTCGTCTTGCTTAAAGACTATGATTTTGTTATACCGATTTTCGCTGTTGCATCTTTCAACTACATTACAACTCGCTATTCATTTCACTAAATCAATTACCAAACGGCTGTGTTTTCAATCTATTTTGATTTTGTCCGTTAACTAATGCCAAAGATTAACTCCCCTTCTATATTCTTGACCAAAATCCTTGTTGTAGTCGAGTCAATTTTAGCTATTGAAACGTCCGAAACATTTGAGTTTACTCCTCTTCTATCGTCCAATTTTCTATTACTGTTTCACTATGGATGGTTACTGTTGGATCGCTGTTTGATATTTGTGATAATTGAAATTTTGGTAGCCTCGTTTCGTTCAGATTTTTCAAATTTATTGACCGACGTGGATTGGGAACAACGGTGTGTATATGGTGCGCTGGGGATTTTATCCTTCCGAAGCTGGCGGTTTATTTCCAAGCCCAAGTTTTGAATCTGTTTTATTTGCTCTGCTAAATCGATTCAAAACTTGGCGATGGCTGATTTGGATTTGAGGTTTCACCACCCACCGAAACCCCTGTGCGCTATATATAGTGTTAGCACCTTTATTTAGTCAATGGGTTCGAATTCATAGATTAGAATTTTTTCATCGTCTACTGCGTAATCACAACCATTTTTATATATGTCTAAATAGTTCGATAAATCGGCATTACTCTTAATTAATCCAGAAAGAAATGCATTTACTAAGTCGCTATCCGAGGCTATATTATAAAGGACTTCTTTTAAGGCAAATAGTCGTTTGTCATTATCAATATTTGCTATGACGAAATCACCAACTTCTTCATACAATATTGTATTGTTATCCGTCTCTCGTGCTTCATAAAGTTCACTTCTGTCTTTAACAAATAGAAATTGAGGTGAGTCAATTACTTTTTTCAGTTGTGAAGAGTCTTCTACATGTTCTATAATCTTACGTTTTTCAATTAAGTCATTTATCACCCAATCTTTTACACCACCTTGACTCACCTTCTCATCACTGAAGACGTATTTTATGTTTTCATAAACAGAACTGTCAAAGTATTTTGTGATTTCCTTGATGAATACATCAAATTTAGGAGTGTATCCTTCTAAAAGAGTTTCCATTAGTAAAGTGGAAAAGTGGCAACTGTCAAACTCCTTTTTTCCCTCGCAGAAATCGCACCAGTCATTAAGCAGTTCGTTATCAAAGGAAGCTTTATACATCATTCTAATTTAATTGGTGCTAACGGTGTGTATATGGTGCGCTGGGGATTTTATACTTCCGAAGCTGGCGGTTTATTTCCAAGCCCCAAGTTTTGAATCTGTTATATTTGCTCTGCTAAACCGATTCAAAACTTGGGCGATGGTTGATTTGGATTTGAGGTTTCATCACCCACCAAAACCCCTGTGCGCTATATATAGTGTTATCTCTTTTCATCGTTCCTAATTTCAACGAATCGATGAGTTTTGTTCTGATAGTCTAATCAACTTTCTATTCACGTAACTTACTATAAAATGTAAGTTCCGATTTATTGATGTCAGGTGCGTCCAATTTTCACGTTTAGCGATCACCGTTGTTGAAAAAAATGTATGAAAGTCTGCGGCTTGAAACCATTTATGGTCGATCTAATATTTTTTGAAATTCCCAACCCTTCCGACACCCCAATTTTCAAATCAACGCTGAGTTAATTTTGGTAAACTCTTGTTATACTTCTATTTATTAACACTTTACCTTAAAGTATTAAAGCATATGTTCATTCTGACAACCAAAATAGACCGCTATTTTTAGCAGAGATAACGGTGTGTATATGGTGCGCTGGGGATTTTATCCTTCCGAAGCTCGCGGTTTATTTCCAAGCCCAAGTTTTGAATCTGTTTTATTTGCTCTGCTAAATCGATTCAAAACTTGGGCGATGGTTGATTTGGATTTGAGGTTTCATCACCCACCAAAACCCCTGTGCGCTATATATAGTGTTATCTCTTTTCATCGTTCCAAATTTCATCGAATCGATGAGTTTTGTTTTTAAAGTCTAATCAACTTTTGTTCACGTAACTTACTATAGAATATAAATTCCTATTTATTGATGTCAGGTGCGTCCAATTTTAACGTTTAGCGATCACCGTTATTGATAATAATATTTGAAAGACGGCGGCTTGAAACCATTTATGGTCACGCTAAATTGAATTGAAAAAATGCTGAATCACGTTTTGCTGTTGTTCGTTTTTCTGCTTTGAAAATAAGAAGCCAAAAACCATTTATGGTCAATCTTATATTTTTGAAATTCCCAATCCTACCTACGCCGCAATTGTCGAATTAACGCTGAGTTAATTTTGACAAACTCTTGTTATACTTCTATTTATTAATACTTTACCTTAAAGTATTCACGCATATGTTCATTCCGACAACCAAGATAAACCGCTATTTTTAGCAGAGATAACGGTCTCGGCTATGAGTAGTTGCGTGGGTTAGCACTTAACTTTGCAAGTACACACCAAGTTGGAAATTCCGCAGGAATTTCCAAAGTAGACGAAAACAAGCAATTACTTATAGCCAATGTTGTGTGTAGTTTTTATTTTTTCTTATTCAGTATTTTTTGTATTTCCTTTTCTCTTTTATTGCGTTACGCTGTCGGTATTCTCCAATCGGTTCCCTCCCAATAGTCAATTATTTCATTCCACGCTTTTTGAGTTTCTGTCTTTAACCATTCGTTAAAAGAGTGATGATATTCAATTTTTTCTCCACCAATATTTTGAATTCCCTCAAATAATCCAACAACAATAAAATTCCTAACGTCTTTGTCTCCATTAATATAAACGTCTTCAATGTTTTCAAATAGAAGGTCAAAATCAGAAGTTTGATTATCGAGTTTTTTTTCGACAACAAATCTGGAAATCGAACCGATATCTACATAAGGTATATTATCTTCTTGATTGTAGTCTGAAAGGTCAACTTCTTTCATAAAATGTTCAGTCAGTTCTGCATTTCCTGAAATCAGTTTTTTAAACACCTTTTCAATTTCTTTATACTTGTATTTTGGTTCAATTACGTTCATTTTTCAAATTACACACAACGGTGTGTATATGGTGCGCAGGGGGTTTTATCCTTCCGAAGTTGGCGGTTTATTTCCAAGCCCAAGTTTTGAATCTGTTTTATTTGCTCTGCTAAATCGATTCAAAACTTGGGCGATGGCTGATTTGGATTTGAGGTTTCATCACCCACCAAAACCCCTGTGCGCTATATATAGTGTTGTTCCTTGTCTTTACGTCTTGCTTTAAGACTATGATTTTGTTATATCGATTTTCGTTGTTGCATCTTTCAACAACATTACAACCCGCTAATCTTTTCACCCAATCAATTATCACACGGCTGTGTTTTCAATCTATTTTAATTTTGCTCGATAACAAATGCTAAGGATTACCCCCCTTCTATATTCTTGAGCAAAATCCCTGTTGTAGTCGAGTCAATTTTAATTTTTGATACGTCTGAAGCATTTGAGTCTGCTCCTCTCCTACCAATCAAGTTTTCTACTACTGTTGAATCACTGCTTCGTTTTGATGATGATTGAAATTTTGGTATCCTCGTTTCGTTCTGTTTGTTGAAATCTGATGACCGACGTGGATTGGGAACAACGGTCTCGGCTATGAGTAGTTGCGTGGGTTATCACTTAACTCTGCAAGTACACACCAAGCTGAAAATCAGCTAGGATTTTCGGAAGTAGGCGAGAACAAGCAATTACTTATAGCCATTGTTGTAATGCGTTTTATTGTGCCCAAATAACATTATCACCCCATTTATATTTCTGAGGATTAAAAAATTCTTTTCCATTTTCACTAGTTGCGATTTTTAACGATTCTCCAGAAAATAGTTTATAATTAAAACCACATAGGAAAAAACCCGATTCAAACTCCACACAATTATGATTTATGTCTATTGAATTTTCATCTTTCCAATTAATCCAACTTTCATTGTTAGCTTGATAATATACTTTTACACCACTAGAATAATTTTTATCGTCAAATCGACCAAAATATGTTTTAAATATTTCAATTTTATCATTGAGAGTTTTTTTAATTTTTTCTCTCTCTATGTAAAAATCAAAATTCTTTAAATCTTTATCCAACTCTTTTAATAATTCTCGAATAATCTTGTCTTGATACATTTGCTTTTTTAATAATTCACATATGTAGTTAGCAGAGTTAACGATTTCATCATTGTTAACATACTTTTCATTACAATAACCGTTAATCGATATATTTATTGCTACAGATAAATCTAAAGCATTGAAAAAAAATTTATTTGGATTAAAAATAGAGTTCATTAATCCTTTAACGGGAGATTTTGAAAAAGCATCTCTTAATTCATAATGCTCCGATATAATAAAATGGTTGTTGACACTCTCTAAAAATGATGGAAATAAAACATTATTAAAGTATAATTTTTTCCCATTGTTGATTTTTGAATTAATCCAATATGTTTTTAAAATAGTGTCTATTAGTATTTTTATCATATCTGTTTTTTTAATGCATTACAACGGTGTGTATATGGTGCGCTGGGGATTTTATCCTTCTGAAGCTGGCGGATTATTTCCAAGCCCAAGTTTTGAATCTGTTTTATTTGCTCTGCTAAATCGATTCAAAACTTGGGCGATGGCTGATTTGGATTTGAGGTTTCATCACTCACAGAAACCCCTGTGCGCTATATATAGTGTTATCTCTTTTCATCGTTCCTAATTTCATCGAATCGATGAGTTTTGTTCTATTAGTCTCATCAACTTTCTGTTCACGTAACTTATTATAAAATATAGATTCCGATTTATTGATGTCAGGTGCGTCCAATTTTAACGTTTAGCGTTCACCGTTATTGATAACAATATTTGAAAGACGGCGGCTTGAAACCATTTATGGTCACGCTAAATTGAATTGAAGAAATAATGAATCACCTTTTACTGTTGCTCATTTTTTTACTTTGAAAATCGGAAGTCAAAAACCATTTATGGTCAATCTAATATTCTTGAAATTCCCAACCCTTCCGACACCCCAATTTTCAAATCAACGCTGAGTTAATTTTGACAAACTCTTGTTATACTTCTATTTATTAACACTTTACCTTAAAGTATTCACGCATATCTTAATTCTGATAAACAAGAGAGACCGCTATTTTTAGCAGAGATAACGTTTCGCAATATAAAACGGTTGGGTTTTCGGAGCTCGTTTTTATCCACCGACAAGAATCCTGAAGCGAGAACCAAACTCTCTCAAACCACTGAACTCCAACTGTTTTATATTGTATGTTGTGCATAGTTACTTTTCTTTTCCTCTTACTTCTATCACATAATTTTTAATTCTATTAATAAATTCAACAGGTAATTGATAGGCAACAAATGGATGTTCTGGTAATACTATTTCATATAGTATATATTCATCAATCATTTCTTTATCCAAGGATAATTTCAATGCTTTAAATTCAGAATGCTTTTTTAATTTCTTTTTGTTAAATGAAGTCATTAAGCTAACAA from Persicobacter psychrovividus encodes the following:
- a CDS encoding DUF7674 family protein; amino-acid sequence: MNVIEPKYKYKEIEKVFKKLISGNAELTEHFMKEVDLSDYNQEDNIPYVDIGSISRFVVEKKLDNQTSDFDLLFENIEDVYINGDKDVRNFIVVGLFEGIQNIGGEKIEYHHSFNEWLKTETQKAWNEIIDYWEGTDWRIPTA